Proteins co-encoded in one uncultured Bacteroides sp. genomic window:
- a CDS encoding alkaline phosphatase — MKPKFYLLAFALFAGFFFAQTECYAKTKTAKYVFYFIGDGMGVNQVNGTEMYLAEKEGRIGVKPLNFTQFPYATFASTYSVYNSVTCSAAAGTALAAGVKTKNGTIGMDSLHKMPLYSVAVKAKKAGKKVGITTSVSIDHATPATFYAHQPDRDMYYEIATDLPKTGFDFYAGSGFLKPTNPKDKNAPEIYSLFKKTNYTVAKGYEDFKAKSRNASKMILMQKEGSDMECIPYAIDRKPGNLTLCQITESAVNFLTKENKNGFFLMVEGGKIDWACHNNDAATVFDEVSDMADAVQIAYNFYLKHPDETLIVVTADHETGGIALGAGKYELNLKVLANQKVSEDGLSVKINQLRKEKNNNITWNDIKELLSENMGFWKKVNLTEKQEQRLKEEYIRSFLGDKVKLTETLYSQNEPIAALARQILNEIAMVSWASSNHTAGYIPVYAIGAGSELFHGKLENTDIPKKIAEAANY, encoded by the coding sequence ATGAAACCAAAATTTTATCTTTTGGCATTCGCTCTTTTTGCCGGATTTTTTTTCGCGCAAACGGAGTGTTATGCAAAAACAAAAACCGCCAAGTATGTATTTTACTTCATTGGCGACGGGATGGGGGTAAATCAAGTAAATGGTACCGAGATGTACCTGGCAGAAAAAGAGGGCCGAATCGGTGTAAAACCACTTAACTTCACCCAATTTCCTTACGCCACATTTGCTTCAACTTATTCAGTTTATAACTCTGTTACTTGTTCCGCAGCAGCCGGAACCGCACTGGCTGCAGGAGTAAAGACTAAAAACGGAACTATTGGAATGGATAGTCTGCATAAAATGCCATTATACAGTGTGGCTGTAAAGGCAAAGAAAGCCGGAAAGAAAGTTGGAATCACCACCAGTGTAAGTATAGACCACGCCACTCCCGCTACCTTTTATGCCCATCAACCTGACAGAGACATGTATTACGAAATAGCAACCGATCTCCCCAAGACCGGTTTCGATTTTTATGCCGGAAGTGGATTTCTAAAACCAACCAACCCTAAAGATAAAAATGCACCTGAAATATACAGTCTATTTAAAAAGACCAACTACACAGTTGCAAAGGGGTACGAAGATTTTAAAGCTAAAAGCAGGAATGCTTCCAAAATGATTCTTATGCAAAAAGAGGGTTCTGATATGGAGTGCATTCCTTATGCAATAGACCGAAAACCAGGCAATTTAACACTTTGCCAGATTACAGAAAGTGCCGTTAATTTTCTGACTAAGGAAAATAAGAATGGCTTTTTCTTAATGGTTGAAGGTGGAAAAATAGACTGGGCATGCCATAACAATGATGCAGCAACAGTTTTTGATGAAGTATCAGATATGGCTGATGCAGTACAAATAGCCTATAATTTTTATCTGAAACATCCCGATGAAACCCTCATCGTGGTTACAGCCGATCACGAAACTGGCGGAATTGCACTTGGGGCAGGTAAATATGAACTAAACTTAAAAGTTCTGGCTAACCAGAAAGTTTCAGAAGACGGGCTCTCTGTTAAAATAAATCAGTTAAGAAAAGAAAAGAACAATAACATAACCTGGAATGACATCAAAGAACTGTTAAGCGAGAATATGGGATTCTGGAAGAAGGTAAATCTAACAGAGAAACAAGAACAACGGTTAAAAGAAGAGTATATCCGCTCATTCTTAGGAGATAAGGTTAAACTTACAGAGACTCTATATTCCCAAAATGAGCCAATAGCAGCACTTGCCAGACAAATCTTAAATGAAATTGCGATGGTAAGCTGGGCAAGCAGCAATCACACAGCCGGATATATTCCCGTCTATGCCATCGGAGCCGGGTCTGAACTGTTTCACGGGAAATTAGAAAATACTGATATTCCTAAGAAAATAGCTGAAGCTGCTAATTATTAA
- a CDS encoding phage holin family protein: protein MSTEKNTIDNIKQLIDEVKEYVILQKDYAKLQFVEKLTILLSTLIMIFVLIILSMVTLFYLLFSFAYILEPFVGGIAVSFGIISCISILIIVCVVRFRNVLITNHLVRFLTNLFIHDSDK from the coding sequence ATGTCCACAGAAAAGAATACAATAGATAATATTAAGCAACTCATTGATGAAGTCAAAGAGTATGTGATATTGCAAAAGGATTACGCTAAGTTGCAGTTTGTAGAAAAATTAACGATTCTGCTTTCTACACTTATTATGATCTTTGTATTAATTATCCTTTCCATGGTGACTTTATTCTACCTGCTTTTTTCATTTGCCTATATTCTTGAGCCCTTTGTAGGCGGAATAGCTGTTAGTTTCGGCATAATTTCCTGTATAAGTATTCTAATAATCGTTTGTGTAGTTAGATTCCGTAATGTTCTAATCACCAATCATTTGGTGAGATTTCTAACAAACCTGTTTATACACGATTCTGACAAATAA
- a CDS encoding YtxH domain-containing protein has product MKNLNVLAALLGGAVIGAALGVLFAPEKGEDTRNKIAEILRKKGIKLSRSEMNDLVSEISSEMSSEGAE; this is encoded by the coding sequence ATGAAGAATTTAAATGTTTTAGCTGCTTTATTGGGTGGTGCAGTCATAGGTGCTGCACTAGGCGTATTGTTTGCTCCGGAAAAGGGAGAAGACACAAGAAACAAGATTGCTGAAATCCTTCGTAAGAAAGGTATCAAACTATCTCGAAGCGAGATGAATGACCTTGTTAGTGAAATTTCTTCAGAAATGAGTTCTGAAGGTGCTGAATGA
- a CDS encoding DEAD/DEAH box helicase, translated as MTFEQLDLISPILKALQEEGYTSPTPIQEQSIPIILKGKDLLGCAQTGTGKTAAFSIPILQKFYKTDKNRGIKALVLTPTRELAIQINDSFTAYGRFTGLRHTVIFGGVPQKPQTDALRKGVDILIATPGRLLDLINQGFISLKTLEFFVLDEADRMLDMGFIHDIKRILPLLPKKRQSLFFSATMPPEIEKLAGTILIHPEKVEVTPVSSTVDTIQQSLYFVGKKEKKDLLLYLLKSPTIESVLVFTRTKHGADKIAKLLVKEGIEAAAIHGNKSQNARQKALTSFKEHTLRVLIATDIAARGIDVDQLSHVINYELPNVPETYVHRIGRTGRAGHEGVAIAFCEPEELPYLKDIQKLIGIKIPVIANHPFISSEAAVAIEEKKEVMKTQAKENKIYKGNRSNGDFWRRQKMNQNKEKK; from the coding sequence ATGACATTTGAACAATTAGACCTGATAAGCCCTATTTTAAAGGCTTTACAAGAAGAGGGCTACACCTCACCAACTCCCATTCAAGAACAATCTATTCCAATCATATTAAAAGGCAAAGACTTGTTAGGCTGTGCACAAACCGGAACAGGTAAAACTGCAGCATTTTCAATTCCTATTTTGCAAAAGTTCTATAAAACAGATAAAAACAGGGGAATTAAAGCCCTCGTATTAACCCCTACCCGTGAACTTGCCATTCAAATTAACGATAGTTTTACAGCTTACGGTCGTTTCACAGGATTACGTCATACTGTTATATTCGGAGGCGTTCCGCAAAAGCCTCAGACTGATGCTTTAAGAAAAGGAGTTGATATACTGATTGCAACCCCCGGAAGACTGCTGGATTTAATCAATCAAGGATTTATTTCGCTAAAAACTCTGGAATTTTTTGTACTCGATGAAGCCGATCGCATGCTTGATATGGGATTTATACACGACATTAAGCGTATACTTCCTTTGCTCCCTAAAAAACGTCAATCACTATTTTTCTCGGCAACCATGCCGCCGGAAATAGAAAAACTGGCCGGCACTATTCTTATTCACCCGGAAAAGGTTGAAGTAACCCCTGTATCTTCTACTGTTGATACTATCCAACAAAGTCTTTACTTTGTCGGCAAGAAGGAAAAGAAAGATTTGCTTCTTTACCTTTTGAAGAGCCCGACAATAGAATCAGTCCTTGTGTTTACCCGCACCAAACATGGAGCAGACAAAATAGCCAAGTTACTGGTTAAAGAAGGCATTGAAGCAGCAGCTATTCACGGAAACAAATCTCAGAATGCCCGTCAGAAAGCGCTAACCAGTTTTAAAGAGCATACTCTTCGCGTATTAATTGCTACTGATATTGCAGCTCGTGGAATAGATGTTGACCAATTATCCCACGTAATCAACTATGAGCTTCCCAATGTTCCTGAAACATACGTTCACCGTATCGGACGAACTGGACGTGCAGGTCACGAAGGTGTAGCCATAGCTTTCTGTGAACCAGAAGAGTTGCCATACTTAAAAGATATTCAAAAGCTCATAGGCATTAAGATTCCGGTAATTGCAAATCATCCGTTTATTTCCAGTGAGGCAGCTGTTGCCATCGAAGAGAAAAAGGAGGTAATGAAAACTCAAGCAAAGGAAAATAAAATATATAAAGGCAACCGTAGCAATGGGGATTTTTGGCGCAGACAAAAAATGAATCAAAATAAAGAAAAAAAATAA
- a CDS encoding HU family DNA-binding protein, producing the protein MSIQYRLTPMRDNISENPKQGFYAQVVTKGTIDTRELCKSISEKCSLNVADMKAAIEALAQTIEDKLQDGYNVSIDELGTFSVSAESRTVQDYEEIRGQSVRVKNINFRPSVRLKTTMKTSKFERVPGKNSK; encoded by the coding sequence ATGAGTATCCAATACAGATTAACGCCCATGCGCGACAACATTAGTGAGAATCCCAAACAAGGATTTTATGCACAAGTGGTTACTAAAGGCACGATCGATACACGGGAACTGTGCAAATCGATTTCTGAAAAGTGCTCTCTGAACGTTGCCGATATGAAAGCGGCAATTGAGGCACTTGCGCAAACCATTGAAGATAAACTTCAGGATGGTTACAATGTTAGTATTGACGAGCTGGGAACTTTTTCTGTTTCAGCCGAATCTCGCACAGTACAGGATTATGAGGAAATCCGGGGGCAATCGGTTAGAGTGAAAAATATAAATTTCCGTCCCTCTGTCAGACTTAAAACAACAATGAAGACTTCTAAGTTTGAAAGAGTTCCTGGAAAAAATAGTAAATAG
- a CDS encoding SDR family NAD(P)-dependent oxidoreductase: MKNKIIFITGSTSGIGEGCARKFASKGSDLILNGRNEEKLLKLKDELEKKYGIEVLPLIFDVRDRKAAAESLASLKGKWLNIDVLINNAGLVFGVDKEHQGDLDEWDIMIDTNIRALLSMTRMITPGMVERGNGHIINIGSIAGDAAYPGGSVYCATKAAVKALSDGLRIDLVDTPLRVTNIKPGMVETNFSVVRFRGDKVKADNFYKGIKPLTGADIAETIYFAASAPKHIQIAEVLIMPTNQATGTISYKETEA, from the coding sequence ATGAAAAATAAGATTATCTTTATTACCGGATCTACCAGTGGAATTGGTGAAGGATGTGCACGTAAATTTGCTTCCAAAGGATCTGATCTGATTCTTAACGGACGCAATGAGGAAAAGCTGCTTAAGTTAAAGGATGAATTAGAAAAAAAATATGGAATAGAGGTTCTTCCTCTTATTTTCGATGTTCGTGACCGAAAGGCTGCTGCTGAATCATTGGCGTCTCTGAAAGGGAAGTGGTTAAATATTGATGTCCTTATTAATAATGCCGGACTTGTTTTTGGTGTGGATAAAGAGCATCAGGGAGATCTTGATGAATGGGATATAATGATTGATACCAATATACGAGCTTTGCTATCAATGACACGGATGATAACTCCGGGAATGGTTGAACGTGGAAATGGACACATTATTAATATAGGCTCTATTGCCGGAGATGCCGCTTATCCGGGTGGAAGTGTTTATTGCGCAACAAAAGCTGCTGTTAAGGCATTGTCGGACGGATTGCGTATTGATCTTGTTGATACTCCTTTGAGAGTGACAAATATAAAACCGGGAATGGTAGAAACTAATTTCTCGGTCGTTCGTTTTCGTGGAGATAAAGTAAAAGCAGATAATTTCTATAAAGGTATAAAGCCTCTGACTGGAGCCGACATTGCAGAAACTATTTATTTTGCGGCTTCTGCACCTAAGCACATTCAAATTGCCGAAGTTCTTATTATGCCTACAAATCAGGCTACAGGAACTATATCGTATAAAGAAACTGAAGCGTGA
- a CDS encoding lipocalin-like domain-containing protein: protein MKKILNILFFTLLILLGVSCSDDVSRIENKWQLCKYEYADGVVQREDSVFYNFMKGSFSAICLLSDGNYKTFWGNYSLEGNELKIQILSGFETEPAFEHYLNWENGSRIFKVDEISSSALQLSYKEEKLVFRKY from the coding sequence GTGAAAAAGATTCTGAACATATTATTCTTTACTCTGTTGATTTTATTAGGAGTATCATGTTCGGACGATGTATCCCGAATAGAAAATAAGTGGCAGCTTTGTAAGTACGAATATGCCGATGGGGTAGTACAACGTGAGGATAGTGTGTTCTATAACTTTATGAAAGGCTCATTTTCAGCCATTTGTTTGCTCTCAGATGGGAACTATAAAACCTTTTGGGGAAACTATTCTTTGGAAGGAAATGAACTGAAAATTCAGATTTTGTCTGGATTCGAAACTGAACCTGCATTTGAGCATTATCTGAATTGGGAGAATGGTAGCAGGATATTCAAGGTAGATGAGATCTCGTCTTCAGCGTTACAATTAAGTTATAAAGAGGAAAAATTAGTTTTTAGAAAATATTAA
- a CDS encoding SPOR domain-containing protein encodes MKKLAVLGTGLCIVLAFTSCKSGESAYKKAYEKAKQQELAEPKVAEPVEVAPVADVPIVKKSTTATTSNNGVRQERVTVQGSGTLLDYSVVCGSFQTKANAEALQEDMIKIGYKSVIALNPDTNMYRVIISTFSDKASAVESRDAFKAKYPNRKDFQGAWILYRVY; translated from the coding sequence ATGAAAAAATTAGCAGTATTAGGAACTGGTTTATGTATTGTTCTTGCGTTTACTTCTTGTAAATCAGGTGAAAGTGCTTATAAAAAAGCGTATGAAAAGGCAAAACAACAAGAACTTGCTGAGCCTAAAGTTGCAGAGCCGGTAGAAGTGGCTCCTGTTGCTGATGTTCCAATAGTAAAGAAATCAACTACTGCCACTACATCGAATAATGGTGTACGTCAGGAAAGAGTAACAGTTCAAGGTTCTGGTACGTTATTGGATTATAGTGTTGTATGCGGCAGTTTCCAGACTAAGGCAAATGCAGAAGCTTTGCAGGAAGATATGATCAAGATCGGATATAAATCTGTGATCGCTCTCAATCCGGATACCAATATGTATCGTGTTATTATTAGTACATTCTCTGATAAAGCTTCTGCAGTAGAATCCAGAGATGCATTTAAAGCTAAATATCCAAACAGAAAAGATTTCCAGGGTGCCTGGATTTTATATAGAGTATATTAA
- the ruvX gene encoding Holliday junction resolvase RuvX, giving the protein MGRILALDYGRKRTGIAVTDVLQIIANGLTTVPSHTLPDFLLQYVAREPVDLILIGLPKQMNNELSESMKYIKPFAQRLKKNLPNIPVEFVDERFTSVLAHRTMIDAGLKKKDRQSKELVDEVSATIILQSYMESRR; this is encoded by the coding sequence ATGGGAAGAATACTTGCACTTGATTATGGGAGAAAACGAACGGGTATTGCCGTTACTGATGTTTTGCAGATTATTGCAAACGGATTGACTACTGTGCCCAGTCATACATTGCCTGATTTTCTGTTGCAATATGTGGCCAGAGAGCCGGTAGATTTAATATTGATCGGCCTTCCGAAACAGATGAACAATGAATTATCCGAAAGTATGAAATATATAAAGCCGTTTGCTCAGCGTTTAAAAAAAAATCTGCCTAATATACCTGTGGAGTTTGTTGACGAACGTTTTACTTCGGTTTTGGCACATCGCACAATGATAGATGCTGGATTGAAGAAGAAAGACAGGCAGAGTAAAGAGCTTGTTGATGAGGTCAGCGCAACGATTATTTTGCAGTCCTATATGGAAAGTAGAAGATAA
- the def gene encoding peptide deformylase, translating to MILPIYVYGQPVLRKIAEDITPDYSNLKELIENMFATMDRADGVGLAAPQIGLPIRVVVISLDVLSDEHPEYKDFRKAYINAYILETEGEIVSMEEGCLSLPGIHESVNRSNKIHVKYMDENFVEHDEHVEGYLARVMQHEFEHLEGGLFIDNLSPLRKQMIKGKLTAMLKGKARCSYKVKTIK from the coding sequence ATGATTTTACCTATTTATGTTTATGGACAGCCGGTTTTAAGAAAAATCGCAGAGGATATTACACCTGATTACTCTAACTTAAAAGAGCTGATTGAAAATATGTTTGCTACTATGGACAGAGCTGATGGTGTAGGACTTGCCGCTCCTCAGATTGGTCTTCCTATTCGTGTGGTAGTGATTAGTCTTGATGTTCTTTCTGATGAACACCCTGAATATAAGGATTTTCGTAAAGCATATATTAATGCTTACATTCTTGAGACTGAAGGTGAGATAGTCTCTATGGAAGAAGGCTGCCTGAGCTTACCGGGTATTCACGAATCGGTGAACAGATCAAATAAGATCCATGTGAAATATATGGATGAGAACTTTGTGGAGCATGATGAGCATGTTGAAGGTTATCTTGCACGTGTAATGCAACATGAATTTGAGCACCTGGAAGGTGGTTTGTTTATTGATAATCTTTCTCCGTTGCGCAAGCAGATGATTAAAGGGAAATTGACTGCTATGTTAAAAGGAAAAGCCAGATGCTCATATAAAGTTAAAACAATTAAATAA
- a CDS encoding tetratricopeptide repeat protein codes for MIKRLIIYFLLFPAVVSAQINTERVMAIGRNALYFEDYVLSIQYFNQVVSAKPYLYEPYFFRALAKINLDDYQGAEADCSAAIERNPFVVNAYQIRGLSRIKQNKYDGAIEDYTKALNYDPENVGVWHNLALCKISKQDYNGAESDLSKLIALSPQYVKAYLMRAEVSLKQKDTIRAMKDYEQALSIDKYDADVWSSRASIKLQQAKYKEAESDYDQATHLNTKNSGNYINRALARFHQNNLRGAMDDYDVALGIDPNNFIGHYNRGLLRAQVGDNNRAIEDFNFVVKIEPDNMMAIFNRGILRSQTGDYRGAIKDYTAVIKVHPKFLAGYYNRAEAKRKIGDIKGADLDEFKVMKAQLDKRFGLDKGKKNTKSDKTRKKSDKDMENYGKIVVADDSEADQKYKSEYRGKIQDKNVEIKLEPMFALTYYEKATEIKRDLKYHKFIDDLSNSGDVPKRLLITNMEAPLTEKQVKTHFASIDERTSEIVKHPNDAKKRFARSLDFYLVQDFANAIEDLTQATICNSSFFPAYFNRSLVRWKQLEYEKSEEQTDAAETSSGLKKVDVKVPEYNIVKSDLDKVIQLAPDFVYAYYNRGNVLCMLKDYRSAIADYDKAILLDPNFAEAYYNRGLTHIFSGNNKKGISDLSKAGELGIVSAYNVIKRFTEQKQ; via the coding sequence ATGATAAAGAGATTAATAATATACTTTTTGTTATTTCCGGCTGTTGTTTCTGCTCAAATTAATACAGAACGAGTGATGGCGATTGGCCGAAATGCATTGTATTTTGAAGACTATGTTCTTTCCATTCAGTATTTTAATCAAGTAGTGAGTGCAAAACCTTATTTGTACGAACCATACTTTTTTCGTGCGCTTGCCAAAATAAACCTGGACGATTACCAGGGAGCAGAAGCTGATTGTTCTGCTGCAATTGAACGGAATCCGTTTGTTGTCAATGCATATCAAATTCGAGGCTTGTCACGCATTAAACAGAATAAATACGATGGTGCTATAGAAGATTATACAAAAGCATTGAATTATGATCCCGAAAATGTAGGTGTTTGGCATAATCTGGCTCTTTGTAAAATCTCCAAACAGGATTATAATGGAGCTGAAAGTGACTTGTCAAAACTGATTGCACTTTCTCCTCAATATGTCAAAGCTTATTTGATGAGAGCTGAAGTATCTTTGAAGCAGAAGGATACAATCCGGGCGATGAAGGATTATGAACAAGCACTAAGCATTGATAAATATGACGCGGATGTATGGTCTTCAAGGGCTTCAATTAAGCTTCAGCAGGCGAAATACAAAGAAGCAGAGTCTGATTATGATCAGGCAACACATCTTAACACAAAGAACTCCGGCAACTATATCAATAGAGCTTTGGCTCGTTTCCATCAGAATAACTTGCGGGGAGCAATGGATGATTATGATGTTGCGTTGGGCATTGATCCAAACAATTTTATAGGCCACTATAATCGTGGCCTGCTTCGTGCACAAGTGGGTGATAATAACCGGGCGATTGAGGACTTTAATTTTGTGGTAAAGATTGAACCCGATAATATGATGGCAATCTTTAACCGGGGAATTCTTCGCAGTCAGACGGGAGATTATCGTGGTGCTATTAAAGATTACACTGCAGTTATAAAAGTACATCCTAAATTTTTGGCCGGGTATTATAATCGTGCTGAGGCAAAACGAAAAATAGGGGATATTAAAGGGGCTGATCTGGATGAATTTAAAGTAATGAAGGCGCAGCTTGATAAAAGATTTGGCTTGGATAAAGGAAAGAAAAACACCAAGTCCGATAAAACGCGTAAGAAGTCTGATAAGGATATGGAAAATTACGGCAAGATTGTCGTAGCGGACGATTCTGAAGCTGATCAGAAATACAAGAGCGAGTATCGCGGAAAAATACAGGATAAGAATGTTGAAATCAAGTTGGAACCAATGTTTGCTTTGACGTATTACGAGAAAGCAACTGAGATTAAGCGAGATCTGAAATATCATAAGTTTATTGACGATTTGAGTAATTCCGGAGATGTTCCCAAACGGCTTCTGATCACTAATATGGAGGCACCGCTTACTGAAAAACAAGTAAAGACTCATTTTGCATCTATAGATGAACGTACTTCGGAAATTGTGAAACATCCTAATGATGCAAAAAAACGTTTTGCCCGTTCACTGGACTTTTATTTGGTGCAGGATTTTGCCAATGCTATAGAAGATTTAACGCAGGCTACTATTTGCAATTCTTCTTTCTTTCCTGCTTACTTCAATCGTTCTTTAGTACGTTGGAAACAGTTGGAATATGAAAAATCTGAAGAACAGACTGATGCTGCAGAAACATCGTCCGGATTGAAAAAAGTAGATGTAAAAGTACCGGAATATAATATTGTTAAATCGGATTTGGATAAAGTCATTCAACTGGCACCAGATTTTGTTTACGCCTATTATAATCGTGGAAATGTTCTTTGTATGTTGAAAGATTATCGTTCTGCAATTGCCGACTATGATAAAGCTATTTTGCTTGATCCCAATTTTGCTGAAGCTTATTACAATAGGGGATTGACCCATATATTCTCAGGAAATAATAAAAAAGGTATTTCGGATCTTAGTAAAGCCGGTGAACTCGGGATTGTTTCTGCTTATAATGTAATTAAGCGTTTTACAGAACAAAAACAGTAA
- the thrS gene encoding threonine--tRNA ligase codes for MIKITFPDGSVREYNEGVNGLQIAESISSRLAQDVIACGVNGETYDLARPIDTDSTIVLYKWDDAEGKHAFWHTSAHLLAEALQELYPGIQFGIGPAIENGFYYDVDPGEAVIKESDLPAIEAKMAELVAKKEAVVRKDIKKEDALKMFGERGETYKCELISELEDGTITTYTQGAFTDLCRGPHLMNTVNIKAIKLTSVAGAYWRGREDQKMLTRIYGITFPKKKMLDEYLVLLEEAKKRDHRKIGKEMELFMFSEMVGKGLPMWLPKGTALRLRLEDFLKKIQRRFGYQQVMTPHIGNKQLYVTSGHYAKYGKDSFQPIHTPEEGEEYLLKPMNCPHHCEIYKWKPRSYKDLPLRLAEFGTVYRYEQSGELHGLTRVRSFTQDDAHIFCRPDQVKDEFLKVMDIIFIIFKALNFENFEAQISLRDPNNREKYIGSDDNWERSERAIIEACEEKGLKAKVELGEAAFYGPKLDFMVRDAIGRKWQLGTIQVDYNLPERFNLEYTGDDNQKHRPVMIHRAPFGSMERFVAVLIEHTGGKFPLWLTPDQVAILPISEKFNEYAEKVKQYLDMNDIRAIVDDRNEKIGRKIRDNEMKRIPYMLVVGEKEAENGEVAVRKQGEGDKGIMKFEEFANILTEEVQNMINKW; via the coding sequence ATGATAAAGATAACATTTCCAGATGGCTCGGTTCGTGAATATAACGAAGGAGTCAATGGTCTGCAGATTGCAGAGAGTATTAGTAGCCGATTAGCGCAGGATGTTATAGCCTGTGGCGTAAATGGAGAAACATATGATTTAGCTCGTCCGATAGATACAGATTCTACTATAGTTCTTTATAAATGGGATGATGCGGAAGGAAAACACGCTTTCTGGCATACCAGCGCTCACTTGCTGGCTGAAGCATTACAGGAATTATATCCAGGCATTCAGTTCGGAATTGGTCCTGCAATAGAGAACGGTTTCTATTATGATGTAGATCCGGGAGAAGCTGTAATTAAAGAAAGCGACCTACCTGCTATTGAAGCTAAGATGGCTGAACTTGTAGCTAAAAAAGAGGCTGTAGTCAGAAAAGATATTAAAAAGGAAGATGCTTTGAAGATGTTCGGCGAAAGAGGTGAAACCTATAAATGCGAACTTATCTCAGAGTTGGAAGATGGAACTATTACCACATATACGCAAGGTGCCTTTACTGATCTTTGCCGTGGTCCTCACTTAATGAATACCGTAAATATTAAGGCTATCAAGTTAACATCTGTAGCAGGTGCTTATTGGAGAGGAAGAGAAGATCAAAAGATGCTGACTCGTATCTACGGAATCACTTTCCCTAAAAAGAAAATGTTGGATGAATATCTAGTGTTACTTGAAGAAGCGAAGAAACGTGACCATCGTAAGATTGGTAAGGAGATGGAATTGTTCATGTTCTCTGAAATGGTAGGAAAAGGACTTCCAATGTGGTTACCAAAAGGAACTGCGCTTCGACTTCGTTTAGAAGACTTCCTGAAAAAAATTCAACGCCGTTTTGGTTACCAACAGGTAATGACTCCACATATCGGAAATAAGCAATTATATGTTACTTCCGGTCACTATGCTAAATATGGAAAAGATTCTTTCCAACCAATCCATACTCCGGAAGAAGGAGAGGAATATTTATTGAAACCAATGAATTGTCCTCACCACTGTGAAATATATAAATGGAAACCTCGTTCTTATAAGGATCTTCCATTAAGATTGGCTGAATTTGGTACAGTATATCGCTATGAGCAAAGTGGAGAACTTCACGGGCTGACTCGTGTACGTAGTTTTACTCAGGATGATGCGCATATTTTCTGTAGACCTGATCAGGTTAAGGATGAGTTTTTAAAGGTAATGGATATTATTTTCATTATATTTAAAGCGCTAAACTTTGAAAACTTTGAAGCTCAGATATCTCTTCGTGATCCTAATAATCGCGAAAAATATATTGGAAGTGATGATAACTGGGAACGTTCTGAACGTGCAATTATAGAAGCTTGTGAAGAAAAAGGATTGAAGGCTAAGGTTGAACTAGGAGAGGCTGCTTTCTATGGTCCTAAGCTCGACTTTATGGTTCGTGACGCAATTGGTCGTAAATGGCAGCTTGGTACTATTCAGGTGGATTATAACTTGCCTGAAAGATTTAATCTGGAATATACCGGAGATGATAACCAGAAACATCGTCCGGTGATGATTCACCGTGCACCTTTCGGCTCAATGGAACGCTTTGTAGCTGTCCTGATTGAACACACTGGTGGTAAATTCCCATTGTGGCTTACACCAGATCAGGTTGCAATTCTTCCTATTAGTGAGAAATTTAATGAATACGCGGAAAAAGTAAAACAGTATCTGGATATGAACGATATTCGTGCTATCGTTGATGATAGAAACGAAAAAATCGGTCGCAAGATCCGTGATAATGAAATGAAACGTATTCCTTATATGCTCGTAGTAGGTGAAAAAGAAGCTGAAAATGGAGAAGTTGCAGTTCGTAAACAAGGTGAAGGCGATAAAGGAATAATGAAATTTGAAGAATTTGCAAATATTTTGACTGAAGAAGTACAAAATATGATAAATAAGTGGTAA